A region of Penaeus chinensis breed Huanghai No. 1 chromosome 38, ASM1920278v2, whole genome shotgun sequence DNA encodes the following proteins:
- the LOC125045991 gene encoding serine/threonine-protein kinase C-like, whose amino-acid sequence MIPQPHNLSSPTTQEPLQSHNPTTSPAPQPNNLSSPTTQQPLQPHNPITSPAPQPHNLSSPTTQQPLQPHNPTTYPAPIPTKEPRPESSPSVEDEGKVPRRKGSLFTVIGEITLRSLSL is encoded by the coding sequence ATGATTCCACAACCTCACAACCTCTCCAGCCCCACAACCCAAGAACCTCTCCAGTCCCACAACCCAACAACCTCTCCAGCCCCACAACCCAACAACCTCTCCAGCCCCACAACCCAACAACCTCTCCAGCCCCACAACCCAATAACCTCTCCAGCCCCACAACCCCACAACCTCTCCAGCCCCACAACCCAACAACCTCTCCAGCCCCACAACCCAACAACCTATCCAGCCCCTATTCCCACGAAGGAACCGAGGCCGGAAAGCTCCCCGTCGgtggaagatgaagggaaggttCCCCGACGCAAGGGAAGTTTGTTTACAGTAATTGGGGAAATCACATTGAGGTCATTGTCACTGTGA